TTAAAAGGGTTCAAAATTAATGCCAATAAAGTGCAGAATGATGGTTATTTTAAGGCGTAACGAAAAAATTATTATGCTAACATAGAATAATTTATGTATATTGAACCAACAATTTTAAACACAAAGGTTATGAGACAAATAGTTGCAACATTCTGTGCCCTATTATTTTCCATTGCATTATTTGCGCAAGGCAATGATCCGATCTTAGGAAAATGGGAGAACCCAAGTGGGGAAGGACGCATAGAAATCTACAAAAAGAACAATAAGTATTTCGGAAAACTTTATTGGATAAAAGAATCCTCCAAGAAGGATGTTAAAAATCCAAACCCAGACTTAAGAAGCAGAAATATCCAAGGCACGGAGATTTTGACCAATTTCACCAAGAATGGTAAAACCTATGAAGGCGGCGAAATTTATGACCCAAAATCGGGAAAAACTTACAGCTGTAAGATGACCCTAAAAGGAGATGATAAATTAGATATACGAGGTTTTATAGGAATCAGCCTCATCGGGCGAAGTGAAACCTGGAAACGAATCAAATAGGAATAAATTAAGGGCTTTTTAAAGCCCTTTTTTTGTTTATAGGGCTCTTTATGAAACGTTCATGCATTTTGGACAAACGTTTTCGTGGTTTCGACATCCAAAAAAAGGTTATCTTTATTGCGGATAAATTGAATTACTATGTATAAAACTCTAAAACCAGCCCTTGAAAAGGAACTTGCAGAAATTAAAGACGCAGGTTTATACAAAGAAGAACGCATTATTGTTACTCCACAAGGAGCAGATATTAAAATCAGTACTGGCCAAGAAGTGATCAACTTCTGTGCAAATAACTATTTGGGGTTATCGTCACATCCAAAAGTTATCGAAGCTGCCAAAGCTGCTATCGATAGCCATGGCTATGGAATGTCTTCGGTACGTTTTATCTGCGGTACTCAAGATGTCCACAAAGAATTAGAAGCTAACATCTCCAAGTTCTTGGGAACTGAAGATACCATCCTTTATGCGGCAGCATTTGATGCCAATGGTGGTGTTTTCGAACCCTTATTAGGTGCTGAAGATGCAATCATCTCCGATGAATTGAACCATGCATCCATTATCGACGGGGTTCGTCTTTGTAAAGCTCAACGATTCCGTTATAAAAATGCTGACATGGAAGACCTTGAAGCACAATTAAAAGCTGCTGCAGGAGCTAGACATAAAATCATCGTAACTGACGGAGCGTTCTCAATGGATGGTTCAGTAGCTCCATTGGATAAAATCTGTGATTTAGCAGATAAATATGAAGCATTGGTGATGATCGATGAATCCCACTGTTCTGGATTTATTGGTAAGACAGGTCGTGGAACACATGAACTTTTCAATGTGATAGACCGTGTTGATATTATTACAGGTACATTGGGTAAAGCGTTAGGTGGTGCATCTGGCGGTTTTACTTCGGGTCGCAAAGAAATCATTGATATGCTTCGCCAACGTTCGCGTCCTTATTTGTTTTCAAACACCTTAGCCCCAGCAATTGCAGGTGCTTCTGTAGCTGTGTTGGATATGTTGAGCGAAACAACAGAATTGCGCGACAAATTAGAAGATAACACCAAATATTTCCGTGAAAAAATGACCGAAGCCGGTTTCGATATCAAACCTGGTTTCCACCCAATCGTGCCAGTAATGCTTTATGATGCTAAATTAGCTCAAGAGTTCGCAGCAAAAATGTTGGATGAAGGAATTTATGTAATCGGATTCTACTACCCTGTAGTACCTAAAGACAAAGCACGTATCCGTGTTCAGATCTCTGCAGGACACAGCAAAGAACATATTGATAAGGCTATCGCAGCATTTACCAAAGTAGGTAAAGAACTCGGAGTTATTAAATAAATAAGATACTCATCTTAGGATGAGGTAAAAAGTCCTTATAATCTAAATAATGGGCGAAATTGAGGAAATAGAGCGGAGATTTACCGATGTTCTAATCCGCAATTTCGCCCATTTTACATGAAAAGAATGTGTC
The Sphingobacterium daejeonense genome window above contains:
- a CDS encoding DUF2147 domain-containing protein, translated to MRQIVATFCALLFSIALFAQGNDPILGKWENPSGEGRIEIYKKNNKYFGKLYWIKESSKKDVKNPNPDLRSRNIQGTEILTNFTKNGKTYEGGEIYDPKSGKTYSCKMTLKGDDKLDIRGFIGISLIGRSETWKRIK
- the kbl gene encoding glycine C-acetyltransferase, with product MYKTLKPALEKELAEIKDAGLYKEERIIVTPQGADIKISTGQEVINFCANNYLGLSSHPKVIEAAKAAIDSHGYGMSSVRFICGTQDVHKELEANISKFLGTEDTILYAAAFDANGGVFEPLLGAEDAIISDELNHASIIDGVRLCKAQRFRYKNADMEDLEAQLKAAAGARHKIIVTDGAFSMDGSVAPLDKICDLADKYEALVMIDESHCSGFIGKTGRGTHELFNVIDRVDIITGTLGKALGGASGGFTSGRKEIIDMLRQRSRPYLFSNTLAPAIAGASVAVLDMLSETTELRDKLEDNTKYFREKMTEAGFDIKPGFHPIVPVMLYDAKLAQEFAAKMLDEGIYVIGFYYPVVPKDKARIRVQISAGHSKEHIDKAIAAFTKVGKELGVIK